The Thunnus thynnus chromosome 22, fThuThy2.1, whole genome shotgun sequence genome includes a window with the following:
- the LOC137174404 gene encoding immunoglobulin kappa light chain-like, whose product MTPLTIALYLTCLFFGTLAQMNDLKSPKYVRQEKTFYSVNVGEDVTLECFYEDDAAVMFYYWYKQTLGQKPKLMSKFYKHDKNGNFQGEFKNYPRLELEASPGKNHLKISDVQISDLATYYCVAGYSYKLEFLEGTTLNVKGSGLNIQASVHQLESESIQPGGSVTLNCTVHTGTCDDGEHSVYWFKNSQESHPGIIYTHGGRNDQCERNNNTQTHTCVYNLPMKSLDLSHTGTYYCAVTSCGQIVFGNGTKMDIGNEVDFVLVYFLFGALAFSTILIVFLAYAAYTMNKNCCQRTESQERSPVDSTPDPESYRDADDLHYAALRENKVGRSRRQRDDTGTECVYSSVKQ is encoded by the exons ATGACACCTCTGACAATTGCTTTGTATCTGACTTGTTTGTTCTTTGGGACTTTAG ctCAGATGAATGATCTGAAATCACCCAAGTATGTGCGTCAAGAGAAGACTTTTTATTCAGTGAATGTTGGTGAAGACGTGACTTTGGAATGTTTCTATGAAGATGATGCTGCAGTGATGTTTTACTACTGGTATAAACAAACTCTGGGACAGAAACCAAAGTTGATGTCTAAATTCTataaacatgacaaaaatgGCAATTTTCAAGGTGAATTTAAGAACTATCCACGCTTAGAACTGGAAGCTAGCCCTGGTAAAAATCACTTGAAGATCTCAGATGTGCAAATTTCAGACTTGGCTACTTACTACTGCGTAGCTGGCTATTCATACAAGTTAGAATTTTTGGAGGGCACTACTCTCAATGTAAAGGGTTCAGGTTTAAACATCCAAGCTTCGGTCCATCAGTTGGAATCTGAGAGCATCCAGCCAGGAGGCTCTGTGACTCTgaactgtacagtacacactggGACCTGTGATGATGGAGaacacagtgtttactggttcaAAAACTCTCAAGAATCTCATCCAggaatcatttacacacatggagGCAggaatgatcagtgtgagaggaacaacaacacacaaacacacacctgtgtctaCAACTTGCCAATGAAGAGTCTGGATCTTTCTCATACTGGGACCTACTACTGCGCTGTCACCTCATGTGGACAGATAGTGTTTGGAAACGGGACCAAGATGGACATTGGCA ATGAAGTGGACTTTGTCTTGGTCTACTTCTTGTTTGGAGCTTTAGCATTCTCCACCATCCTGATTGTTTTCCTGGCATATGCAGCATATACAATGAACAAAAACTGCTGCCAACGTACAG AGTCTCAAGAAAGATCTCCAGTGGACTCGACTCCAGATCCAGAG AGTTACAGAGATGCAGACGACCTCCATTACGCTGCTTTAAGGGAGAACAAGGTCGGCAGGTCAAGAAGACAGAGGGACGACACTGGGACTGAGTGTGTTTACTCCAGTGTGAAGCAATAA